The Streptomyces sp. WZ-12 genome segment CTTTCCCCCAGCCCCCGCCGAACTCCCGGCGGGGGCAATCTCTTTACCCACGCCTCCCCACACAACGAAAAAGTCCCCCACCAATCGGTGGAGGACTTTCCCTTAACAGAGCCCCAATACGGAATCGAACCGTAGACCTTCTCCTTACCATGGAGACGCTCTGCCGACTGAGCTATTGGGGCCGGCAACGAGATAAATACTACCCCACTCTCGGGGTAATTCCGAACCGGCCCTGCGCCCACCTCAACGCCCCCTCAACAACCGCCCGGAGAGCGGGCCTAGAGCGCCGGTTGCAGCAATCCGCCCAACGCATTGCAGGCGCCCGCCATCCGCTGCACCGAACGCCGCGTCATCCCCGCGTCCAACGGCAGCGCCAACGTCTCGTCAACGGCCCGCTCGGTCTCCGGGAGAAAGACGTCCTGCCGCAGCCCCGGCACCCGGTACACCGGCGCCTGCACCGGCACCCGGCAGGCAACTCCCTTGGCCCGCAGGGCCCGTGCGAACGCGTCCCGGTCCGGCCGCCCGTTCCCCGGCACCCGCACCACGTACTTCTCGTAGGTGTGCCCGGACGCCGGCGCCGGCGTCCGCACGCCGGTCAACCGCCCGTCCAGATACCCGGCGTGCTCCCGCCGCAGTTCGGCCTCCTCAGGCCGCGCCCCCGGCTCGTCCTCGACCAGCACCAACAGCCCGTGCCGCTGGCCCACTTCACGGATCCACGCCACGTCCGCGGGCCGCCCGAACCGGTGCACCGCCACCACGGCGGCGGTCCGACGGCTCACCGCATCCGCCACCGCGGCCGGGTCCAGGCAGTAACTGTCGCCGTCCACGTCAGCGAACACCGGCACCGCCCCCAACTCCACCACGGCCTGGGCGACTTCGACACTGCCGAAGGCCGGCACCACCACCTCGTCACCAGCGCGGACACCGGCCGACCTGAGCGTTCCCACTGTCCCCATGCCGCGGAGCATGTCCAGGTCAGTTGAACGTGAAGTTACGACCAACACCTGACAACACAAACAAAAAAGCTCCGGCCCCTGAACCAAAAGAGGTTCAAGGGCCGGAGCCATAAAAGGAGTTCGGCGGCGTCCTACTCTCCCACAGGGTCCCCCCTGCAGTACCATCGGCGCTGAAAGGCTTAGCTTCCGGGTTCGAAATGTAACCGGGCGTTTCCCTAACGCTAAAACCACCGAAACACTATGAAACTTAGAACAACCGTTGGTCTGTTCGTGGCTTCAGAACCAACACAGTGGACGCGAGCAACTGAGGACAAGCCCTCGGCCTATTAGTACCAGTCAACTCCACACCTTACGATGCTTCCATATCTGGCCTATCAACCCAGTCATCTACTGGGAGCCTTACCCCATCAAGTGGGAGGGAGCCCTCATCTCGAAGCAGGCTTCCCGCTTAGATGCTTTCAGCGGTTATCCTTTCCGAACGTAGCCAACCAGCCATGCCCTTGGCAGAACAACTGGCACACCAGAGGTCCGTCCGTCCCGGTCCTCTCGTACTAGGGACAGCCCTTCTCAAGACTCCTACGCGCGCAGCGGATAGGGACCGAACTGTCTCACGACGTTCTAAACCCAGCTCGCGTACCGCTTTAATGGGCGAACAGCCCAACCCTTGGGACCGACTCCAGCCCCAGGATGCGACGAGCCGACATCGAGGTGCCAAACCATCCCGTCGATATGGACTCTTGGGGAAGATCAGCCTGTTATCCCCGGGGTACCTTTTATCCGTTGAGCGACGGCGCTTCCACAAGCCACCGCCGGATCACTAGTCCCTACTTTCGTACCTGCTCGACCCGTCAGTCTCACAGTCAAGCTCCCTTGTGCACTTACACTCAACACCTGATTACCAACCAGGCTGAGGGAACCTTTGGGCGCCTCCGTTACCCTTTAGGAGGCAACCGCCCCAGTTAAACTACCCACCAGACACTGTCCCTGATCCGGATCACGGACCCAGGTTAGACATCCAGCACGACCAGAGTGGTATTTCAACAACGACTCCACACCAACTGGCGTTGGCGCTTCACAGTCTCCCACCTATCCTACACAAGCCGAACCGAACACCAATATCAAGCTATAGTAAAGGTCCCGGGGTCTTTCCGTCCTGCTGCGCGAAACGAGC includes the following:
- a CDS encoding DegT/DnrJ/EryC1/StrS family aminotransferase, which encodes MGTVGTLRSAGVRAGDEVVVPAFGSVEVAQAVVELGAVPVFADVDGDSYCLDPAAVADAVSRRTAAVVAVHRFGRPADVAWIREVGQRHGLLVLVEDEPGARPEEAELRREHAGYLDGRLTGVRTPAPASGHTYEKYVVRVPGNGRPDRDAFARALRAKGVACRVPVQAPVYRVPGLRQDVFLPETERAVDETLALPLDAGMTRRSVQRMAGACNALGGLLQPAL